Sequence from the Castanea sativa cultivar Marrone di Chiusa Pesio chromosome 12, ASM4071231v1 genome:
attatattatttaataaattaaaaaaatgcacatTAACTACTACTTTAGAACATTAGTTAACAAAAAGATAGACTTTTATGGCTAAAATTAACGTCTAGAGAGGTGAGCGTTGGGGGATACAATTTATGGCGGGGATGATCAATTGAATACTTAAGAATCTGAGCAACTGAATGTTGAATTTTAGCAGCTTATATGATTATTAATGGATAATAAGCAGAAGTCAAATCCAAGTTTTGACGATAATTAAGTTATCACCTCTTTTTGAGGGAGAGCTAACGCTTGTTGGGTATTTTGGTTTGACACTACTTCACACCTAAAAAGAAGCGAGCTACGTACATTaggaaaattgaaatattacaaatcaaatttctttttgataaaaaaatattctaaataacCATATAAGTactattttgtaaataaataatgCACTTTTTATAGATAATTACATAAAAAGTCAAATGCATTTTTCTCATTAATACATAGCAATTAATTAATACATAGAAATAATGGTCTTTTTAATGAGCATATGTTACGaattaataaatacaaaattttgagctataatgtacatatatattttaaaagatgggaaatgctaacgaatgctcttagggtattggttaataatttatttaaagaaagtttttattggtaaagaaaaaaagcaattaatgttttgatagctttttttatttcccataaaagtgatgtcaaaattttcctatgattcttaaccaatgccctaagggaATTTGTTAGCATGACTCTtaagggaaatgctaacgaaAAGATAGGTATTAATGATTTATTAGCTTATATGTACAAATTCATTGTCGTTATGTGTGATTTTTTGGGTATATGACTATACGTATACTATTTgactttatttcttaaaaatgtataaaatattatttaataaagtattaaatgcaccttAACTTCTGTCTTTAAAGCATTCATTAacaaaagactaaaataaatgaaaatttgttaTCTTGATGAGGGTGGCAGTGGCGGCTTCAGGAATTTTTTTCAGGGTGTTccttaagaagcataaattacacaatctaataaaaagataaattcatatattgacaacaacaacaataaaaaaaaaaacgcaaatacataaaatttacaattgtcttctacgagttttcatattttgaaatcgttgcatgatagtctaTTATCAATGCTAGAAACTATATCTCtttcaatatacacaaccaaGAAATCATTCATCAACTAATCTCCCTTTCGATTGCGCAgttaattctttatatattttattgccgaaaaacttctttctaccGTTGCAGTAGCGACAGGAATAATCAAAACTAACTTCATAAGCAAATAAGCTAATGAACCGtaatgacgtcataattaatttaataatttttttaaagataaataaatacattaattagtaaaagtagaaaaattgactaaaatagtcaaaataaatattgagaTTTATCTTTcaagtgtattttttatatcataactataaaaaaaataagaaatactaaattataagcaaacataaattaaatatcaaGTTTCTTAACCAAGGAGTTGATAACATCATGGAGATTGTTTTAATTTAGAGAAaagatgaaatatatatatatacacccacatacttatataacatttttgtgCTAgtctatatttaaattaatcttAACTTATGCCCAACAGCCCAAGTCCATTTACtatgtattaaatttcatatatatatatatatatatatatatatatatcttgtaaaATCCGGAAGAGTGGCAGACATGCCcattacaaaattaattaagtccccctaaaaaaaataattaaataataaatactaataCAAGCCCAATTAAATGGTTGACAGCTAATCATCTGGtacaagtaaaagaagaaagttttgacactttACACATTAACAGCCAAGCATTTACTGACTTGTGGAAGACCatgatagaaaaaataaaaagttcgtCTTCATCCTCAGCAAACGGGCAAAGAATAGCAGAGACTTTAGAAAGAGCAAAAATGCAGAAATGGCAAAAacgcaaaaaaaaagaaaaagagagagagagagagagagagagagagagagagagagagagaagaaaaagaagaagaagaagaaatggagaTGCAAGCTCATGGTCTGCCAGCATCTCACCATGGTTGAGAAGCTTCAACAATGGCTGTaagggtaaattttttttaatttgagagtGTTCCTGATTTtgcttgagggtgttcctaatattttttttaagggtaaacaaataaaaaaatttaaattattatatatatatatatatatatatatttttcttttcaggtcagggtgttcctgggaacacctTGGCCTGAACGTGGCACCGCCACTGGAGGGTGGTAGGCTAACATGAAAGAggatttttattcatttttaaggAGAGTATCACTTAACAAAACGATAGACCATTATAGCTAAAATTAGCATTAAAAGGATTGAGTATTAGGGGATACGTTTTATGGTGGGAATGAATCTATATATAAGATAGGGTCAAGTTATATATCTAACATAActtaaaatatacattttttttatatttaaattgtaGGTTTTTAAGAGATCTAATTGTTACAAAACACTATTCTCCGTGGCATGAATAAAGACTTATATTGCTTTCCTCCGCAACTTAATTAAtagcttctaaaaaaaaaaaatttaatagcatctttttctctcttttatctcATAATGTTTACAGCCATAATCGTTTAGAGAGAGAATAACATATTTAATAGTGACAAGGTCCATATCATACTCTTgtataacatatataatattgttcCATTCACATTCAACATCACATTCAGACAAGAAATAGCTAATCAAAACATCGACATTCCAATCAAAACATGCATTATAGacccccccctaaaaaaaagaacaaagaaaaaagaaaatgacacaATAAatcatttcctttatttttccataaattttACAACGTTAAAGCTCTAAAATTCAATGAAATCGTTTTCTATTAACCTGTCATCAGATATTCAGAGGACGTAAACAAGGATCTAATATGTCacattttatatttcatttaattattttcttttttaaaaagggctaatatttttttaaagagggAAAAggggttaaaacttaaaaataagaaagaagttaaaacataaaacccaataaaaaaaaaggagagagatatTAATATTATACATGGGCTTTTAAAAATCTTCCAGAGTGTATTAAAGAGTGAGCTCTGGCCCATTCATTATAGTGAATATATTGCACTAGTGGACTATGGACCCATAAATCAAGCCCAAGTtatgtcaaaagaaaaaaaaaatggtcgaATTTTTAAGTTCTCCACGTAGCTTCTAAAATTGCAGACTTGTCCCTGATCAGTATAGCCTAGCACTGCCAGCATCGAACACTGTTATAGTAAGCAAGTTTCTTTATCTTGATTTCCTTCCTTGTCATtacgtgttttttttattttttgttttcttcaattGACTCTCACTATGATCCAATTATTTTTGTAAGATATTATGTACACCACATGTTTGATGAATGGTCCAAACGAAATTTTACAGCTAATGTGTTAAGGTGAGATTTGGGTTTTGATCCAAAAGGTtgtttaactatatatataaaggagtcGGGACTGGTTTATAATGGTGCACACATATATACCGAAGCTTGTCCATGGTGCAAAGTGTTTAAAAACTAAGCAAAATGGAGCTGCTTTTATGAATGTTATGCTATATCACTGTTCAGAAGTATCCCATCAAGAGCCTTTACATTGTGAATGGTATGAGAAGGAGTTTCCAAAGATAACAGAATTGAGCCACTTGTTGAGAAATGTGGATTGGCTTGATGGGAGGTTAGTTCATGTCGGGGACAATTCAATAGTCTTTGATGGTGAAATTGAGCACAAAATGCAAACTTTCAAGTCCCTGGCCAGGGACTTTATTGGGTCTCCATCAATTCAGCAAAAGATTCAGAAAAATGTGATGGCCTTATCATTGGCGGCAAGTAACAACTGCACCCCGTTTGTTTGTTTCAGTGAACCTAGTGAAAGAGAGCCCATGATTGTGAATTCACTCACTAAAGTGTGCAACTTCCTGAACATTTCTGCACAACAAAGGAAGGTGGTTCGGCACACAATATGCCCACAGGTCACACAATTGCGGATATGGACAGGTACACTTGAGGAGATACTAAATGGATTGAAATCTGAGTTGGATTTGTTAAGTTGTCAATGCTCTAGCAAAGGGACCAAGATGGGTCAGCAGATTGTTTCTAGCTGTCTAAAGTTCCTGGCTGACACAGCTATTTCCTTTGACCATGATTCTGCTTCGTGGATGCGGCTTGCGCCTGCAAAAGTTGTTGGCTCCCCTGCTTCACATAAATGGGAAGATGTTCTTGAGATGTTCAATGATCTCATTGAGTGTTTGAAAAGTGAAAAGGAATTGTGTTTTCTTGTGGGGAAGGTTGAGGTCATGAAAGAAGGACTGTCTCAAATCAAGGACATATTGATTGATAAAAGTATTGGATACAAAGAAGTTCGGCATCAAGAAAGCCTAGTGCAGAAGAAGCTCTCCAAGACATTGGGCCACTCGTCCAAGTGCTTGTTTACTCTTTTATTATATTACCTCCATGGACATGCTAGAGATATTGAAGTGGATTTATGTGGTCGAATTTATAGCATTGGTGGTGAGGATAGGTTTTGCTTGTACATGGGAAAGATTTTGACTACAGAGGAGGATAAGATGGTCTGGAGTGGGGTGAGGCAATTGGACAGGGCTCTTCGGCTTTTCAAGTTTGTGTGGGAAACTGCAGGGATGAGAGGAGTTTTGCAGCTGCAAGGccatttgtgttgtgttggtgCTGAGGGCAGGGTGCTTACCTATAGAGGGAATACATTCTTTGTACATGGGATCAGTGTTTGACAAAAAATTCCCTATCCATATCAGTTCAGATGGTGAAAAGATATTTCATGGTGATTCATGGATCATTGCACACTATGCAAGTCATTTCCAGATATTTATACTCAAAATATTATTCATATGTGAAATGAATTGATATGGAGCCATTCGTGTACTGTTTAACTAAGGAAGAATTTCGCAATACACCCTACCTTCTTTTCCCTCTTCCATGCCAAATATTCTTAGAATGATAATGAGTTCTAGTTCAAACGGCACATCTTCCCTTATAAGGGTAAGATAGAGGCTAAGGTCTTATGCTTAACACTCACCAAGTGCGTATGtaatatcaaaagaaaaaaagtcaaatattcTAACAAAAGAATTCACTTACTCTAATGATTTGAAAGCCTCAATGGTATATCAAGTAGGGAGGACAAAAAGGTTTACGAGTACTACTCTCTACTGCCACTTCTATAACAGCAGTAAAGTACGCTTGAATGCATAATTCAAGATAATACCATTAGACCACAACaaattaagagagaaaaacttTAGTCAATTATCTTCCATAAACGACCTGAACTTTGCTAAGAAATGGTATTGGGTTTTCTCATATTTGAGGGTGATGGAGGTaagtaattttagtaatttattttcAGCTGTGGCGGAGCTGGTCTTGCAGCACTTTGATGTTTCTCACTGGTGTCAGCTTGTTATTGTTATGAACTGATAAAATAGAGTGGTAGTTTAGTGGATTCGAGTTGACTAGCCTCcaaagagggagaaagaaaatttgggggttaattttttatttaattctcaTTTGGTAGGTAGGGTTGTATATCCGTGGTTTACTTCTTAGCAGTGACTGGTGAGTCCAAAGGGCCCTGCCTTGGTGAGGTTCCATGTCATGAAAAAATGTACTCTCTCCATTTCAGTTTGTTTGTCTTCTCTTTCATTTTGGaatgtctcaaaatattgtcctgtttctaaaaataaaagttattaatttactaatgttccaAGAGGCGTAGCTAGAATTTTTAACTTGGGAGGGCCGAGTTATAGTATTTATACAATAATgataattcataaatatattgaATACAAAGTTATCAACTCTAATTTATCCATAAATTGTCTAGTTCACTATAGACATAcataatatcaaaaaaaaataaaaaaaaattgcatgacGATAATCTTTCATAGAATAAAATTAATCTATTATCATCAAATTATGAATTCTAAATGTTGCTACAGGTATCTTAAATTTAGCCACCATCATCAAATCATTAAAGAAGaacattttgcatttaaaaaaaaaaaacatttgttgcTACAAGTgtcctaaattttaaattacttatATCTTTAATATGACTCAAGAATTAACCTAAAAAgaaccttaatttttttctcaattataTAGATGTTACTcacattaaagaaaaacaaattccacTATTATTTTAAGCAACATCCACTTTATcattcatattatttatttttaaaatattttaatgaattatccccaacacaaacccacatcctCACACACTTCCAAGTTCACTACTCTACTATAGCAGCAATgagatggaaagaaaaaaaggaatagatTTGTTTTTACTAGCTATGAGGGTTTTCAAGTTTGTGTGACTGTGTTGAGATGAGCtttgttttgttaatattaACTAAACAATGAGCCTGGCAGCAATATTGAGGAGAATAAAGCAAAAGGCACGTAGCTTGAGAACGAGAATGAAGAGGAAAATGTAAAAGCTTTGTTTTGAAATGGGCTAAGATCTATCTATTCTATTTGTAGAGAGCAGGTCATTGTCCACTAGATTAATTACAAGGAGAAGGTCATTGTCCACTAGATACATTTTGTACTGTATCGTTTATCTCTTCTATTCTATTTGAGGAGTTTTACCTGTTAGACAAACTTTAAATCTTCTGAACAaatgggaggggggggggggggggtgggggggtttTAGGGGGCCTATATCTTTTTGCTATATGTGCTgttgagaaaatttaaaatggggggggggggattcgCAATGTGGCTTCGCATCTGAATGTTACtattatatttctattttatttttaaaattatttgaaaagaaaattaacaaatatttaaaaaataatctaattGGAGCACatttttagttgcctcattaagaataactcttttaaaaaaacaaactgataaatttattgaagagtaattttgtaaacttatacatttttataaggtagacaagacaataaatgatgttctcttaaaatgtttgacttttcaaataggacaaacaaattgggaTGGAGGGAGTATATTACGGAATATGCCACTGAGTGAACAAACccataacttgaaaacaagCTTGGGCTGTTTCTGAATTTCGTAACTCAACTCTCAAAAAACTCAGTTTTGTTAACTGAGTGAACTGACCCAATTCTCAGCCAAACAATGTTTATACATGTGGGGCTCacaatttttgagttatgagttaacaaaactcaattttgttaaCTGAGTTTtgcaaaatccaaacaaggcctaaaTCATCAAAAATGAGATAACCTCGTCAcaatctaataataataataataataataataataatagatgaaACTTAgagaaacttaaattagaattctaaattagagttttaattttgcgccatgtgtcctaaattatttattctaaaagagttttatttcttaattttagaatcaaatgtgggaccacatcataaatattcatcaaagtGAActtttaagtacaaaaaccaaagtgttaataatatatgaatcataaaaataaaaagtgcttcacaataattaaaaaaaaaaatggacaatttacattttatacctaataatatccttacaaatttttttaaagagttaagaaaatataaaaatgactatcaatagtatttaaattatatataaaagaattatattatgcattttattgtatatttttaagtgtatccaaGCATGTGCATGGGGTTACAAACTAGCTAGTCTTATAAAAATAGGAAGCAACTCCCATCTAAATTCATTTTGAAAATAAGaatacaatttaaaataatgcaaatTAAAACCCGcaactataattatttaaatttcaaacttcatcaatttgaaATGATAAGCTCAGCGCCTCGTGAATCATAGCaatatgatatgatattattGTGCAGAGAAACCAAATGTTTGACAAAATCCATCCAATAAGCATGGTTGTTGAATTCCTCACTTAAAAGCTGCATTTGCATTCTGAACTTGAAAAGATTCTTTTGCTTGAAATTAGGTCGCTGCCAAATGGAGTATCAATCTTCAAAAGTCTCTCTTTCAGATGTTCAGTACCAGAAAATATAACAACaatcttcattaaaaaaaaaaaaaaaatcaaaatttattgtCCTGTTTTCAAGTCCCCGAGTTCCTTTAAATTTCATCAAGACTTGAGAAACTGGCATTGTTCCATTATACATACTAGAGGACAATATGGCATATTTTAGAATGAAATTTCTTAGGATGACAAGTTGCCTACATCCTATCCTGCCTTGACCTACTCTACTCCAGGTTTGTGTGAGTTTTTCTTGTCTTGCCCCATTACAATCCTATTGGATATGTTAGAAATAAAGAATATGAGCTACAACTTTGATCCAATTACAAAGGCTTACATAGGAGTACAACTATAGCTTTAGAAGGCTTTGTagttgaaagttcaaatagtgtgtAAAATACCTATCAATGTTTAGACtcccaaatacaaaaaataccaacacaagcttataattaaacaatatatgtgcggaatatgaaatataagctatatCCAAATTGGTAAACACTCTAAACCATAGTTAATCACAAATACAACAACAATTtaaaggtaaagagtaagggaagagagatgcaaacacaaggataatacggcgatgtgttatcgaagagaaaatcGAAAAattcggcaaaaaacctctttgccgccctccaagcggtcaataatccactagagaataaagttgggataaatgaatagcagaagaccctccaagcctaatctatccaGTGCACCTaaaccctccaagcttcttgttCCAATagggttacgccgaaccttgtTTTCTCTAGCTTATCGGATCCCGCAAtcgcccattgcatcaaccaaatgaattggtcccttttgatctGCTacccaagcaccaaaataccccctcactgatatgggtatggtgagataggTTTTGcctaaatgtacctctcaaggatatgtcaatggagagggtgagagtagaggaatttggagaatcaaaggatgaagattgtggatgagtcaatctttttttctctacggtttctctctcaaaattctctctggaagctctctacatttcgtgggtataagggtatttatagcaGTGTGTATAAGGAATTCAAAAAGTCAGTTTCAACCAAACATGGCATTCTGACGACTCAACCTCACGACTGGAATGAGTCGCGAGCTAACTGCCTGGCCAGAATGGtagttttgtcctgtagtgctctaACTGTCGTGACCTTTCAGCTccccctgcatgcttcacacgtgtgccatTCGGGCGACTTGCCAGTCGCAAGCCAGTCGCGAGATCTAGTTGCGAGACTTCTTTAAATTGAACACATCTTAAGTTTTCTTCAcattctctcacacactacTTTTACATAAtttccacctaaatacagggtatctaattgctaaattacaagcaaatttggcacggaataaagtcaacacatgattgaataaattcaaccttacaatcttcCCTTTTGGctattctgtgacaaaaccctaaaacagactctagacttaacatgtgagttgggaacagttgctaaaactcactcacacctaactctagaaactgtgaagctcttgaaccatacgAACAAGTTATTCCTgaaaacaataacacaagatgatcattgtaagcagaaatcttgaaatgcatatggagcaagcacaatgcgatcaagTAGTAAAGATTAAAGCAATAAAGTAATAAAGCATAACTTGACCAAACAtgaacaatcactataaatagtgatcATAATGAACATTCACACAAGAAATGAACATCTGGACATGCAAGCTaataagctcaatgcaaagtatcatttgcatgtccaacattCAATCGATACAAAAACACAAGGTAGTTGCATcaaggatataaaatccaacaagggcacaagagtgaagtactaaagaaaatgcataacattaactaaaagtactaagTTACAGaacaaaggtaaaaaataaagCATAGATAAAATAGCTGGAACATACAAgcattcataacacaccatgtCCAAATGTTTTAAAACTAAGTATTGAAGTTATAAAGTACTTAAAAACCAAGCCAAGGTACTAAAGTAAATGCTATGAAAACCATAATAGAAACTAAGTCGAAACATCAACCATAAAACATAAACAACATAAACTAAACATAGAAATGCTCAAATTTTCTCCCCCTCAAAATGATGCTCCCCCTCAAGAGCTACTCCTACTCCTACTCCAACTCcatactccccctttttgaccggAATGGCCAAAGGGCTACTGTTGTGTAATGAAGTTGTCAAACTTGGCTGAGAGCAAATTGATCTGGTCTTGAATAGCAGTCAGCCTGTCAGATTGCTCATTTTGGACATCTCGAAGGCTGTCAATCTTCTCAAGTATGATCTGAAATGCATTTGGAGGCACTTCTAAGGATGATGAGGCTCTGCTCCTTTGACCCCGACTCCGTGAAGTTCAAGGTTGTCCTTAAGCTTCAGTTTCAGTGCCCATAGTCTTTCCTTGTGCTTGATCACCCTCCTCTTCATCACCCGGAAGATGAACCTTGATCCTTTCAATTGTTAGAGCATTAATGGCCGGAGGAGTAGGCATGAGGCTGATGTCTTGTGGAATTTCCACACCTTTTACATGAAAGAGTCGCATGAGTAGACTAGGGAGAGTAAGTTTTGCCCTTGAGGTTGTCCTTGTTTCATCGGCAATGGTGGAGAATGCATGAGCACTAAAGTCAATATAGGTATTTTTGCGAAGCTCCATCAGAAAAATGTCTCTAGCATTGTTGATGGTGGTCATCTTCTTCATTGGGTACAGATTGAACATCATGACGTATGTAAGACACCTCAAATCCGGTGGAAAAAGCAGTTGTGTTGAGGCATCTTCCATCTCTAACACCACCAATATGGGATTGAACTGTCTCTATGGAGAGCATTTTATCCCTGTAGTGAGTAAAATCATGTTGGAGATCCTCAAAGCCAAGAACTTCATCAATGTCCTCCATGTCAATGGTGAACTTATGGCCTCTAATCCAGTAGTCTATTTCATACTCTCGAAGAATAGCATTGGCATAGAATTCCCGAATCAATGGTTCAGAAACCTTGGGGAGATCACCAAGAATCTTTTCCCAACCTCTATCTTGAAAATAGCCTGAGATAAAGTAGTCCTTcaaatcaacaaggtccataaATCGCTCTAGGATGATTGGAGCCTTCCCAAAGAACTGATTGTATCTCTCAAAGTGTTGGATAGAGTGGAATCGAGTATTGtccattttcttcctcttgtcaGTGCGTTGTGTAGTGGCCTTCTTCTTTAAAGTCATTTGTAAAAACAGAGCAACAAGTACCACAAAAACAGAGTAAAAAATATGACAACAAACTTGGTTAGTAATGCGTTAGTACCAACACAATGGACATAGAACTGTAACCCTAAAcacatatatatctatatacataggggaaatcaaagaaaatggaCATTTGACAACATGTATTAACATGACATGATGGAATCATGACAATAAGCACTCAAACATGtcaaaatgtgtgtgtgtgtgtgcatcaaatgtaaaaatgtgcaaACTAGGGCAAAGTGTAAAAACACATAGTCATATGatgtttcaaaatcaaagaaacatgATTATCCCGAGAGCCTTTGTGTTCCATGAAATCCAcgaaaatacaagaaaatgtcAATGAAACATTTTATCATGGACATGATATGCACTACACAACACAACCATGGTATAATGCACAACAATGAAGAACaaacatgaaaaacatgttGAATAGGCATTATACGgacaagatcaacaaaacccatatgGAAAATTCAACAAAACATCATTAAAACCATATTCAAACATCATATTTTCAAATCacatcacacacacaaaatccaagaaatctaGGGTTAGAAACATGAAATACTTTTTAAATCAAAAGGaacccataccttttcttggagattgatgaagaaaatggagGTTTTGTGAGTGAAAATGGAGGTTTTAAAAGAGGGAGAGGCGGACAAGATGATGAACAGTCATGAGATgcgaagaaaaaatgaaaagtttttgaaaactgCTTTGAAAATAACCTTCATTATTCAAAACACGCGTTTTTCACGA
This genomic interval carries:
- the LOC142619220 gene encoding uncharacterized protein LOC142619220, which encodes MVHTYIPKLVHGAKCLKTKQNGAAFMNVMLYHCSEVSHQEPLHCEWYEKEFPKITELSHLLRNVDWLDGRLVHVGDNSIVFDGEIEHKMQTFKSLARDFIGSPSIQQKIQKNVMALSLAASNNCTPFVCFSEPSEREPMIVNSLTKVCNFLNISAQQRKVVRHTICPQVTQLRIWTGTLEEILNGLKSELDLLSCQCSSKGTKMGQQIVSSCLKFLADTAISFDHDSASWMRLAPAKVVGSPASHKWEDVLEMFNDLIECLKSEKELCFLVGKVEVMKEGLSQIKDILIDKSIGYKEVRHQESLVQKKLSKTLGHSSKCLFTLLLYYLHGHARDIEVDLCGRIYSIGGEDRFCLYMGKILTTEEDKMVWSGVRQLDRALRLFKFVWETAGMRGVLQLQGHLCCVGAEGRVLTYRGNTFFVHGISV